The following are from one region of the Pseudomonadota bacterium genome:
- a CDS encoding Calx-beta domain-containing protein, translated as MSIRYTVCVVAALAMTPGLGAQELFLLSSPEDPMILGAQGNAPSRDCRIGGSRFVVFSSRAQNLVAGDQNASEDVFLRDLDLGVLQRVSVDDAGNEAPGDSLRPDVSDDGRWVVFESAAVLAPGATGTGIVHVYLRDRMLGTTTMVSRTAAAVGNGSSMQPRISGDGGQVVFQSFASNLVTGDTDNCPDIFVYSVATGGLLRASTTSTGQQADSCHHDPDIADDGASVVFLSDASDLVADDNNFHRDVFRKDLLTGGVERLSVSTAGGDPDRPSFRPSVSGDGQSVVFASAARNLVDGDRFLKTDVFLHDLIQVPPITRISVPDAGGEADAVSTSPAISSDGQTVVFQSRASNLTAGQVPSPNQPFVYDRTTGVLTPLLTIPAAEATQLASSSDGSVVCAQSPSELVAEDRLLNTGDVYVWDGPTATWALASVTDTPQPSHSNGHSVQPDISDDARFVVFQSDASVLDEALADDSRFSDIYFLDRETAAIERYPETVTGVPGNGDSQGPTISADGRYVAFMTRATNLVNDDNEPNLDVMLVDRLTLELRLISWGVANAGDSDFAQIDGSGRRVIFRSHADDLVAGDSNQEPDIFLWERDASLSRLSVSSSETQANGGSGAPRLSSDGNYAVFVSSADNLAALDQNEAADVFLRDIENGSTQRVSEDEFGLGGDADSLAADVAAGGRYVVYVTEARNLTPSNRDGLNVLRWDRFTGSSENMSLVLPVDEQITAELVRISDNGRYVFFSSNRQLGLLSQQNLWRFDTRENELLRLTSTSAGQGSQAPLHGGAIHQSGHYVVFSAADDQLTPADHNGFYDVVLSDLRGEPGTLGFDLGQLVVNEGVGFVHLPVRRRDGARGGVSIDYAAVNGSALGGRDFVGASGVLIFGDADDNDQPVSIQILDDAENEPDESFLVALTNVQGGASLGLTTQFFITIIDDDPLVDPVFADSFEAQGSLVLRADDE; from the coding sequence ATGAGCATCAGATACACGGTGTGCGTTGTCGCCGCGTTGGCGATGACGCCGGGGCTGGGTGCCCAGGAACTTTTCCTGCTCAGCAGTCCCGAGGATCCAATGATCCTGGGAGCGCAGGGCAACGCCCCGAGTCGGGACTGCCGGATTGGGGGGAGCCGCTTTGTGGTGTTCAGCTCCCGAGCGCAGAATCTGGTCGCCGGGGATCAAAATGCCAGCGAAGACGTTTTTTTAAGAGATCTGGATCTGGGGGTGCTGCAGCGGGTCAGCGTGGACGATGCCGGCAACGAAGCTCCCGGCGACAGCCTCCGCCCGGACGTGAGCGACGACGGCCGATGGGTGGTTTTCGAATCGGCCGCCGTCCTTGCGCCGGGGGCGACGGGCACCGGCATCGTCCACGTTTATTTGCGCGACCGCATGCTCGGCACCACCACTATGGTGTCCCGTACGGCCGCTGCGGTGGGGAACGGCTCCAGTATGCAGCCGCGTATCAGCGGCGATGGCGGCCAGGTGGTCTTTCAGTCGTTTGCCAGCAATCTGGTGACGGGCGATACGGATAACTGCCCGGATATCTTTGTCTATAGCGTGGCGACGGGTGGCCTGCTACGAGCGTCGACCACCAGCACGGGGCAGCAGGCGGACAGCTGCCACCATGATCCCGATATCGCGGACGACGGTGCCAGCGTGGTTTTTCTGTCAGATGCCAGCGACCTGGTGGCGGACGACAACAACTTCCATCGCGACGTGTTTCGTAAGGATCTGTTGACCGGCGGCGTCGAGCGGTTGTCCGTGAGCACGGCCGGCGGCGATCCTGACCGCCCCAGCTTCCGCCCGTCCGTCAGCGGCGACGGCCAGAGTGTGGTGTTCGCGTCGGCGGCACGCAATCTGGTGGATGGCGATCGTTTTCTCAAAACAGACGTCTTCTTGCACGACTTGATTCAGGTGCCCCCCATTACCCGGATCAGCGTGCCGGATGCTGGTGGTGAGGCGGATGCGGTGAGCACCTCGCCGGCGATCAGCAGCGACGGCCAGACGGTGGTGTTTCAAAGTCGCGCCTCCAACCTGACGGCGGGCCAGGTCCCTAGTCCCAATCAGCCCTTTGTGTACGACCGCACCACGGGCGTTCTCACGCCGCTGTTGACAATTCCTGCTGCCGAGGCCACCCAGCTGGCCAGCAGCTCAGATGGATCAGTGGTTTGTGCTCAGTCGCCCAGCGAACTGGTTGCTGAGGATCGGCTCCTCAACACCGGCGACGTGTATGTCTGGGATGGCCCAACCGCCACCTGGGCGCTGGCGAGCGTCACGGACACGCCCCAGCCCAGTCACAGCAACGGGCACAGCGTGCAGCCCGACATCAGCGACGACGCTCGTTTCGTGGTGTTCCAATCCGACGCCAGCGTACTGGACGAGGCCCTGGCGGACGATAGCCGGTTTTCCGACATCTATTTTCTGGATCGGGAAACCGCCGCAATCGAGCGGTATCCGGAAACCGTCACCGGTGTGCCCGGTAACGGCGATTCCCAAGGCCCAACCATATCGGCAGACGGTCGCTATGTAGCTTTCATGACCCGCGCCACCAACCTGGTGAACGACGACAACGAGCCCAACCTCGACGTGATGCTGGTGGATCGGTTGACCCTGGAACTCCGGCTGATCAGCTGGGGTGTCGCTAACGCCGGGGACTCTGACTTCGCCCAGATCGATGGCTCGGGACGCAGGGTGATTTTCCGCAGTCACGCCGATGATCTGGTGGCCGGAGACAGCAATCAAGAGCCTGATATCTTTCTGTGGGAGCGGGATGCCTCCCTTTCCAGGCTCAGCGTGTCGTCCAGCGAAACCCAGGCCAACGGTGGGAGTGGTGCACCCCGCCTGTCCAGCGACGGCAACTACGCCGTGTTTGTTTCCAGCGCCGATAACCTTGCTGCGCTTGACCAAAACGAGGCCGCGGACGTTTTCCTGAGAGACATTGAAAACGGCTCAACCCAGCGAGTGAGTGAGGACGAGTTCGGCCTGGGCGGAGACGCGGACAGCCTTGCTGCGGACGTGGCCGCCGGCGGCCGTTACGTGGTGTACGTGACGGAGGCGAGGAACCTCACGCCCTCCAATCGTGATGGGTTGAACGTGCTGCGCTGGGACCGATTTACCGGGAGTAGCGAAAACATGAGCCTGGTTTTGCCAGTGGATGAGCAGATCACCGCGGAACTGGTGCGCATCAGCGACAACGGCCGGTATGTGTTCTTCAGCTCCAACCGCCAGCTGGGGCTGCTCAGCCAGCAGAACCTGTGGCGCTTTGACACGCGGGAGAACGAGCTGCTGCGGTTGACAAGCACTTCCGCAGGCCAGGGCAGCCAGGCCCCTTTGCACGGAGGTGCCATTCACCAGAGCGGCCACTACGTGGTGTTTTCAGCCGCGGACGACCAGTTGACGCCGGCTGATCACAACGGGTTCTACGATGTGGTGTTGTCCGATCTTCGCGGCGAGCCCGGCACGCTGGGGTTTGATCTAGGCCAGCTGGTGGTGAATGAGGGTGTGGGGTTTGTGCACCTGCCCGTGCGACGCCGGGACGGTGCCCGCGGCGGCGTGAGCATCGACTACGCGGCGGTGAACGGCAGCGCCCTGGGCGGCAGAGATTTTGTCGGTGCGTCCGGCGTGTTGATATTTGGCGATGCCGACGACAACGACCAGCCCGTCAGCATCCAGATTCTGGATGATGCTGAAAACGAGCCGGACGAGAGCTTTCTGGTGGCGTTGACCAACGTGCAGGGCGGCGCCAGCCTAGGGCTGACCACTCAGTTTTTCATCACAATTATCGACGATGATCCGCTGGTCGACCCAGTTTTTGCTGATAGTTTTGAGGCGCAGGGCAGTCTGGTGTTACGGGCCGACGACGAATGA
- a CDS encoding ABC transporter permease, producing the protein MKLWKILLVAIVALRVNALRSFLTMLGIIIGVASVIVMVSASSGSRAEIERTISQLGSNMLTIRPGANRSGGRREAAGSAAPFTEKDINRLRESVDFVDGISGSLVTNAPVIYGNQNWTTAVTGIHADYVPVRQWRIEAGRNFTEREVSSGGKVAILGADVIEQLFAGASPIGARIRIRNVPFTVIGTLESKGESTFGRSQDDIIFVPISTARMRVIGRTDRSVSDEVGSIYLTVNDHQDIQAAQAELDRVLQQIRGIPAGGQADFSVANFAEFVRARSETSSTLGLLLAATASIALVVGGIGIMNIMLVSVTERTREIGLRLAVGARQRDILLQFLVEAVTLCVIGSLLGVAIGVGTGLLLQSLSNIPVLLNIPIIFLAIGSAAFVGIFFGFYPARKASLLNPIDALRFE; encoded by the coding sequence GTGAAGCTCTGGAAGATTCTGCTAGTCGCAATCGTCGCCTTGCGGGTGAATGCGCTGCGCAGTTTTCTGACCATGCTCGGCATTATCATCGGCGTTGCGTCAGTCATCGTGATGGTGTCGGCATCCAGCGGGTCCCGGGCCGAGATCGAGCGGACCATTTCTCAACTGGGCAGCAACATGCTCACAATCAGGCCAGGCGCAAACCGCTCGGGCGGGCGTCGTGAGGCTGCGGGCTCGGCCGCGCCGTTTACTGAGAAAGACATCAATCGACTGCGTGAAAGCGTCGATTTTGTCGACGGTATTTCGGGAAGTCTGGTGACTAACGCTCCGGTGATTTATGGCAACCAGAACTGGACCACCGCGGTGACAGGCATTCACGCCGACTATGTACCTGTGCGCCAATGGCGAATCGAAGCGGGCCGCAATTTCACCGAACGCGAAGTCAGTTCTGGCGGCAAAGTAGCGATTCTGGGTGCTGACGTGATCGAACAACTGTTTGCGGGCGCCTCGCCGATTGGCGCACGCATTCGGATCAGGAACGTCCCCTTTACAGTGATCGGAACGCTGGAAAGCAAGGGCGAGTCAACCTTCGGTCGCAGCCAGGATGACATTATATTCGTACCCATTTCCACCGCTCGAATGCGCGTGATCGGGAGAACGGACCGGTCGGTGTCTGACGAGGTTGGGAGCATTTACTTGACGGTGAACGATCACCAGGACATTCAGGCAGCACAAGCCGAACTGGACCGGGTTCTTCAGCAGATTCGCGGTATTCCTGCAGGCGGCCAGGCCGACTTTTCCGTGGCGAATTTTGCTGAGTTTGTCAGGGCCCGCAGTGAAACCTCCAGCACCCTGGGCCTGTTGCTGGCTGCAACGGCGTCGATTGCTCTTGTCGTCGGTGGAATCGGCATCATGAATATCATGCTCGTATCGGTAACCGAACGGACCCGGGAGATTGGCTTACGACTGGCCGTCGGGGCCCGCCAGCGCGATATTCTGCTGCAGTTTCTCGTCGAGGCGGTGACTCTCTGCGTGATCGGCAGCCTGCTGGGGGTGGCTATCGGCGTTGGCACCGGGCTGCTCCTGCAGTCCCTCAGTAATATTCCCGTGCTGCTCAACATCCCGATCATATTTCTTGCCATCGGCTCCGCAGCGTTCGTGGGCATCTTTTTCGGTTTCTATCCGGCGCGAAAGGCCTCGTTGCTCAATCCCATTGACGCACTGAGGTTCGAATAG
- a CDS encoding ABC transporter ATP-binding protein: MSAPLVQCQGICKDYLMGSETVHALRDVDLVIGRGEYLSIMGPSGSGKSTLMNLIGALDTPTSGELIVDGVDLSARTADELADYRNRAVGFVFQQFNLLPKTTALENVKLPLLYSDIQRSDESNARAFHCLNQVGLSNRVDHEPTQLSGGQQQRVAIARALVNNPTIILADEPTGALDTQTSSDILELFAALNETGITIIVVTHEPEVAGATRRSLSFRDGRLVGDLAVPGGGRSSA; this comes from the coding sequence ATGAGCGCACCGCTGGTGCAGTGCCAGGGCATCTGCAAAGACTACCTCATGGGTTCGGAAACCGTGCACGCCTTGCGCGATGTAGACCTGGTTATCGGCCGCGGTGAATATCTCTCCATTATGGGTCCGTCCGGGTCAGGAAAATCGACCCTGATGAACCTGATTGGCGCACTGGATACCCCAACGTCAGGCGAGCTGATCGTGGACGGCGTGGATCTATCCGCAAGAACAGCCGACGAACTCGCCGACTACCGGAACCGCGCGGTTGGGTTTGTCTTTCAGCAATTTAACCTTCTGCCAAAGACCACAGCGCTTGAGAACGTCAAGTTGCCCCTGCTTTACTCTGATATTCAACGCTCAGATGAATCTAATGCTCGGGCGTTTCACTGTCTGAATCAGGTCGGTCTCTCAAACCGGGTGGATCATGAGCCAACCCAGCTGTCCGGCGGGCAGCAGCAGCGGGTAGCCATCGCGCGGGCGCTGGTGAATAACCCGACCATCATCCTTGCTGATGAGCCCACGGGCGCTCTTGATACCCAGACCTCCAGCGACATCCTGGAATTGTTCGCGGCGCTCAATGAGACCGGCATAACGATTATTGTCGTCACCCACGAGCCGGAGGTCGCGGGGGCCACCCGCCGGAGTTTGAGTTTCAGGGATGGTCGACTGGTGGGCGATTTGGCGGTGCCCGGCGGCGGGCGTTCATCAGCGTGA